The Aethina tumida isolate Nest 87 chromosome 6, icAetTumi1.1, whole genome shotgun sequence genome has a segment encoding these proteins:
- the LOC109605810 gene encoding DNA (cytosine-5)-methyltransferase PliMCI-like isoform X1: protein MVLTDVVESGDDENTSKKIKVNNDKVVKKDIKLGTTKAKLERCGTCKQYLEELTIYNGHPNNSSEEFIALTDEKLSLYTGNEDFGDNHDDYPTHKVTHFSVYDKKGHLCAFDSGLIENNVELFFSGYLKPVFEEDPSTNNGIPAHDLGPINEWWTAGYDGGDKLPMGFSTGYAEYYLMEPSPEYEPIFKKIRAKIKLSKMVIEFLLDRGWESPTYEDLLEHVSSSGEYTDVEDMLLQNAQFLCDQVVNYDKGSSEDEKPMISYPCMRSLVSMAGVTFQKRKKMRKQENKGIKIKKSPQWSKATTTKLVRDVFESFFPEQLDHGGKGPKKKRCGVCEACQSPDCGECNFCKDMLKFGGSGRSKQACRQRRCPNMAIMDAELSENEEEADAKLESPVRKKGCSKRILHKVKFPNDPIKELKGKKCYDLAVVGSHVYKKESILEYFDFSDNSIEKEYHELQIAPGDYVMLNSDNPNEAPLVARVCYMYEMAPLGPMFHAQLFCRGTDTILGVCADPRELFVVDSCDDLPLGSIVRKADVEFRRMPDNWAEVGGELNLPQQLEDDGKTFYFSKRYDASTSRFVDYIEEAVEPLSPCFCCKRKSSQKKYETPTYADGKITWRNQVYKVGTAVYLKPEVYNFESLRSKDFEEINEKENNVNATLYPEFWRKNSDNIKGSNNDTPEPYTIGLIEDIEERKPDIKIKVRIFYRPENTKSVLTSYTKDLNCLYWSENIVTTSFNENAVGKCYLSFEQNIVDLERWRLEGPDRFYFTETYDYVSNVYGEVPHVAKKIGSMGKGGGKGGGKVKGKSARDLPEAPSTWDKPDRPLVCMDVFAGCGGLSEGLHQSGIAETKWAIEMESSAAQAFRLNNPDCKVFSDDCNEILKTVMAGEGKQRHLPCKGEVELLVGGPPCQGFSGMNRFNAGQYSAFKNSLVASYLSYCEYYRPKYFILENVRNFVSFKRSIVLKLTLRCLLAIGYQVTFGVLQAGHYGVPQTRRRLIIMAAAPGYVLPKYPEPIHVFNKRGCQLSFVVDGTRYESGIQCQSAPYRTVRVRDALLDLPEIKNGWNKPEMSYDTDATCHYQKIMRVGGEDEGVVRDHVCKEMSAIVEGRISQIPTYPGADWRDLPNISIKLNDGTKTSVLRYPYKTKKQNKDEPPRGVCQCATGRSCDPADRQFNTLIPWCLPHTADRHNHWAALYGRLEWDGFFGTTITNPEPMGKQGRVLHPEQNRVVSVRECARSQGFPDRFKFHGGILDKHRQVGNAVPPPLGAALGRQIAKALVETVRKDADVKMDAS from the exons ATGGTCCTCACTGACGTCGTCGAGTCTGGGGACGACGAGAACACGTCCAAGAAGATCAAAGTTAACAACGATAAAGTCGTTAAGAAGGACATCAAATTGGGCACGACGAAGGCGAAGTTGGAACGATGCGGTACGTGCAAACAGTACCTGGAGGAGTTGACGATCTACAACGGCCACCCGAACAATTCCAGCGAGGAATTCATTGCGCTGACCGACGAAAAACTGTCTTTGTACACCGGTAACGAAGATTTCGGCGACAATCACGACGATTATCCGACGCACAAG gTGACCCATTTCAGTGTGTATGATAAAAAAGGTCACTTGTGCGCGTTCGATTCCGGTTTGATTGAGAACAATGTTGAGCTGTTTTTCTCTGGTTACCTCAAGCCAGTCTTCGAAGAAGACCCATCTACCAACAATGGTATTCCAGCTCATGATTTGGGACCCATTAATGAATG GTGGACAGCAGGTTACGACGGCGGCGACAAACTACCGATGGGCTTTTCGACCGGTTACGCCGAATATTACCTGATGGAACCGTCTCCCGAATACGAACCAATATTCAAAAAGATCCGGGCCAAAATCAAACTATCGAAAATGGTCATCGAATTCCTGCTGGACCGCGGCTGGGAATCCCCCACCTACGAGGATCTACTGGAGCACGTGTCCAGCTCCGGCGAGTACACCGACGTCGAGGACATGCTGCTGCAAAACGCCCAGTTCCTGTGCGACCAGGTGGTCAACTACGACAAGGGCTCGTCGGAGGACGAGAAGCCGATGATCTCGTACCCGTGCATGCGCTCGTTGGTCAGCATGGCCGGCGTCACGTTCCAGAAGCGGAAGAAGATGCGCAAGCAGGAGAACAAGGGCATCAAGATCAAGAAGAGTCCGCAGTGGTCGAAGGCGACGACCACCAAACTGGTCCGCGACGTGTTCGAGAGCTTCTTCCCCGAGCAGCTGGACCACGGCGGCAAGGGACCGAAGAAGAAACGGTGCGGCGTGTGCGAGGCGTGCCAGAGTCCCGACTGCGGCGAGTGCAACTTCTGCAAGGACATGCTGAAGTTCGGCGGTTCGGGACGTTCGAAGCAGGCGTGCAGGCAGCGACGGTGTCCGAACATGGCTATTATGGATGCGGAGCTGTCCGAAAACGAGGAGGAGGCCGATGCGAAGCTGGAAAGTCCGGTTAGGAAGAAGGGCTGCTCCAAGAGGATATTGCACAAGGTCAAGTTTCCCAATGATCCGATCAAGGAGCTGAAGGGGAAGAAGTGTTACGATTTGGCTGTTGTCG GAAGCCACGTTTACAAAAAAGAGTCGATTTTAGAGTACTTTGACTTTAGTGATAACAGTATTGAGAAGGAATACC ATGAACTGCAGATAGCACCAGGCGATTATGTGATGCTAAACTCGGACAACCCGAACGAAGCGCCTTTGGTGGCGCGCGTCTGTTACATGTACGAAATGGCGCCCCTAGGTCCTATGTTCCACGCACAATTGTTCTGCCGAGGTACCGACACCATACTGGGCGTCTGCGCCGATCCCCGTGAACTTTTCGTCGTCGACAGCTGCGACGACCTTCCTTTGGGATCTATCGTGCGAAAGGCCGAT GTGGAGTTCAGGAGGATGCCGGACAATTGGGCGGAAGTGGGAGGCGAGTTGAATCTTCCACAACAACTGGAGGATGACGGCAAGACCTTCTATTTTTCGAAACGTTATGATGCTTCGACTAGTCGTTTTGTGGACTATATTGAAGAGGCGGTGGAGCCCCTAAGTCCATGCTTTTGTTGCaa ACGTAAATCTTCCCAAAAGAAGTACGAAACTCCCACTTATGCGGATGGTAAAATCACATGGAGAAATCAAGTATATAAAGTCGGCACTGCTGTTTATCTTAAACCTGAAGTTTACAATTTCGAATCCCTACGTAGCAAAGACTTTGAAGAAATAAACGAA AAAGAAAACAATGTGAACGCAACGTTGTATCCGGAATTTTGGCGTAAAAACTCCGACAACATCAAAGGATCAAACAACGACACGCCCGAACCCTACACGATAGGCTTGATAGAAGACATCGAGGAAAGGAAGccagatattaaaattaaagtcagGATTTTCTACAGACCTGAAAACACCAAATCAGTCCTGACGTCCTACACCAAAGACCTGAATTGCTTGTACTGGTCAGAGAACA TCGTCACCACGTCGTTCAACGAAAACGCAGTGGGCAAGTGTTACCTGTCCTTCGAACAGAACATCGTCGACTTGGAACGTTGGCGTCTGGAGGGCCCGGACCGTTTCTACTTCACCGAAACCTACGATTACGTCAGCAACGTCTACGGCGAGGTGCCGCACGTCGCCAAGAAAATTGGCTCGATGGGCAAAGGTGGCGGCAAAGGCGGCGGCAAGGTTAAAGGGAAGTCGGCACGTGACCTGCCTGAGGCGCCAAGCACTTGGGACAAACCGGACAGGCCTTTGGTGTGCATGGATGTCTTCGCCGGCTGTGGGGGGCTGTCCGAAGGGCTGCACCAATCTGGAATTGCTGAAACCAAATGGGCG ATCGAAATGGAAAGCTCGGCAGCTCAAGCTTTCAGGCTCAACAATCCCGATTGTAAAGTGTTCAGCGACGACTGCAACGAAATTCTTAAAACGGTCATGGCTGGAGAGGGTAAACAACGACATTTACCGTGCAAGGGAGAGGTGGAACTGCTTGTTGGTGGTCCCCCTTGTCAAGGTTTCAGTGGCATGAACCGCTTCAACGCTGGACAATATTCGGCTTTCAAAAACTCACTGGTTGCCTCTTATTTGAGTTACTGCGAGTACTACCg ccCCAAGTACTTCATACTGGAGAACGTACGAAATTTCGTCTCGTTCAAACGCAGTATCGTCCTGAAGCTGACGTTACGTTGCCTATTAGCTATTGGCTACCAAGTGACCTTCGGCGTCCTACAAGCGGGCCATTACGGAGTACCACAAACTCGGCGACGTCTAATAATAATGGCCGCCGCCCCCGGTTACGTCCTGCCCAAATACCCTGAACCTATTCACGTGTTCAACAAGCGTGGCTGTCAACTGTCGTTCGTGGTGGACGGCACCAGGTACGAGAGCGGCATCCAATGCCAGTCGGCTCCGTACAGGACGGTCCGTGTGCGGGACGCCCTGCTGGACCTCCCAGAAATAAAGAACGGCTGGAACAAGCCCGAGATGTCCTACGACACGGACGCGACGTGCCACTACCAGAAGATCATGCGTGTGGGCGGCGAGGACGAGGGAGTCGTCAGGGATCACGTGTGCAAGGAGATGTCGGCGATAGTGGAGGGCAGGATATCGCAGATTCCCACGTATCCGGGTGCCGACTGGCGGGACCTGCCCAACATCAGCATCAAACTGAACGACGGCACCAAAACCAGCGTCTTACGTTATCCCTACAA GACGAAGAAACAGAACAAGGACGAGCCGCCCAGAGGTGTGTGCCAGTGCGCCACTGGTCGCAGCTGCGACCCGGCCGACCGACAGTTCAACACGTTGATACCGTGGTGTCTGCCGCACACGGCCGACCGCCACAATCACTGGGCCGCCCTTTACGGCCGTCTCGAGTGGGACGGCTTCTTCGGCACCACCATCACCAATCCCGAGCCGATGGGCAAGCAGGGTAGGGTCCTGCATCCGGAACAGAATCGCGTGGTCAGCGTGAGGGAGTGCGCTAGGTCGCAGGGATTCCCCGACAGGTTCAAGTTCCACGGCGGCATTCTGGACAAGCACAGGCAGGTGGGGAACGCCGTGCCTCCGCCCCTGGGCGCTGCGTTGGGCAGACAGATCGCCAAGGCATTGGTCGAAACCGTCAGGAAGGATGCGGACGTTAAAATGGATGctagttga
- the LOC109605810 gene encoding DNA (cytosine-5)-methyltransferase PliMCI-like isoform X2, translated as MVLTDVVESGDDENTSKKIKVNNDKVVKKDIKLGTTKAKLERCGTCKQYLEELTIYNGHPNNSSEEFIALTDEKLSLYTGNEDFGDNHDDYPTHKVTHFSVYDKKGHLCAFDSGLIENNVELFFSGYLKPVFEEDPSTNNGIPAHDLGPINEWWTAGYDGGDKLPMGFSTGYAEYYLMEPSPEYEPIFKKIRAKIKLSKMVIEFLLDRGWESPTYEDLLEHVSSSGEYTDVEDMLLQNAQFLCDQVVNYDKGSSEDEKPMISYPCMRSLVSMAGVTFQKRKKMRKQENKGIKIKKSPQWSKATTTKLVRDVFESFFPEQLDHGGKGPKKKRCGVCEACQSPDCGECNFCKDMLKFGGSGRSKQACRQRRCPNMAIMDAELSENEEEADAKLESPVRKKGCSKRILHKVKFPNDPIKELKGKKCYDLAVVDELQIAPGDYVMLNSDNPNEAPLVARVCYMYEMAPLGPMFHAQLFCRGTDTILGVCADPRELFVVDSCDDLPLGSIVRKADVEFRRMPDNWAEVGGELNLPQQLEDDGKTFYFSKRYDASTSRFVDYIEEAVEPLSPCFCCKRKSSQKKYETPTYADGKITWRNQVYKVGTAVYLKPEVYNFESLRSKDFEEINEKENNVNATLYPEFWRKNSDNIKGSNNDTPEPYTIGLIEDIEERKPDIKIKVRIFYRPENTKSVLTSYTKDLNCLYWSENIVTTSFNENAVGKCYLSFEQNIVDLERWRLEGPDRFYFTETYDYVSNVYGEVPHVAKKIGSMGKGGGKGGGKVKGKSARDLPEAPSTWDKPDRPLVCMDVFAGCGGLSEGLHQSGIAETKWAIEMESSAAQAFRLNNPDCKVFSDDCNEILKTVMAGEGKQRHLPCKGEVELLVGGPPCQGFSGMNRFNAGQYSAFKNSLVASYLSYCEYYRPKYFILENVRNFVSFKRSIVLKLTLRCLLAIGYQVTFGVLQAGHYGVPQTRRRLIIMAAAPGYVLPKYPEPIHVFNKRGCQLSFVVDGTRYESGIQCQSAPYRTVRVRDALLDLPEIKNGWNKPEMSYDTDATCHYQKIMRVGGEDEGVVRDHVCKEMSAIVEGRISQIPTYPGADWRDLPNISIKLNDGTKTSVLRYPYKTKKQNKDEPPRGVCQCATGRSCDPADRQFNTLIPWCLPHTADRHNHWAALYGRLEWDGFFGTTITNPEPMGKQGRVLHPEQNRVVSVRECARSQGFPDRFKFHGGILDKHRQVGNAVPPPLGAALGRQIAKALVETVRKDADVKMDAS; from the exons ATGGTCCTCACTGACGTCGTCGAGTCTGGGGACGACGAGAACACGTCCAAGAAGATCAAAGTTAACAACGATAAAGTCGTTAAGAAGGACATCAAATTGGGCACGACGAAGGCGAAGTTGGAACGATGCGGTACGTGCAAACAGTACCTGGAGGAGTTGACGATCTACAACGGCCACCCGAACAATTCCAGCGAGGAATTCATTGCGCTGACCGACGAAAAACTGTCTTTGTACACCGGTAACGAAGATTTCGGCGACAATCACGACGATTATCCGACGCACAAG gTGACCCATTTCAGTGTGTATGATAAAAAAGGTCACTTGTGCGCGTTCGATTCCGGTTTGATTGAGAACAATGTTGAGCTGTTTTTCTCTGGTTACCTCAAGCCAGTCTTCGAAGAAGACCCATCTACCAACAATGGTATTCCAGCTCATGATTTGGGACCCATTAATGAATG GTGGACAGCAGGTTACGACGGCGGCGACAAACTACCGATGGGCTTTTCGACCGGTTACGCCGAATATTACCTGATGGAACCGTCTCCCGAATACGAACCAATATTCAAAAAGATCCGGGCCAAAATCAAACTATCGAAAATGGTCATCGAATTCCTGCTGGACCGCGGCTGGGAATCCCCCACCTACGAGGATCTACTGGAGCACGTGTCCAGCTCCGGCGAGTACACCGACGTCGAGGACATGCTGCTGCAAAACGCCCAGTTCCTGTGCGACCAGGTGGTCAACTACGACAAGGGCTCGTCGGAGGACGAGAAGCCGATGATCTCGTACCCGTGCATGCGCTCGTTGGTCAGCATGGCCGGCGTCACGTTCCAGAAGCGGAAGAAGATGCGCAAGCAGGAGAACAAGGGCATCAAGATCAAGAAGAGTCCGCAGTGGTCGAAGGCGACGACCACCAAACTGGTCCGCGACGTGTTCGAGAGCTTCTTCCCCGAGCAGCTGGACCACGGCGGCAAGGGACCGAAGAAGAAACGGTGCGGCGTGTGCGAGGCGTGCCAGAGTCCCGACTGCGGCGAGTGCAACTTCTGCAAGGACATGCTGAAGTTCGGCGGTTCGGGACGTTCGAAGCAGGCGTGCAGGCAGCGACGGTGTCCGAACATGGCTATTATGGATGCGGAGCTGTCCGAAAACGAGGAGGAGGCCGATGCGAAGCTGGAAAGTCCGGTTAGGAAGAAGGGCTGCTCCAAGAGGATATTGCACAAGGTCAAGTTTCCCAATGATCCGATCAAGGAGCTGAAGGGGAAGAAGTGTTACGATTTGGCTGTTGTCG ATGAACTGCAGATAGCACCAGGCGATTATGTGATGCTAAACTCGGACAACCCGAACGAAGCGCCTTTGGTGGCGCGCGTCTGTTACATGTACGAAATGGCGCCCCTAGGTCCTATGTTCCACGCACAATTGTTCTGCCGAGGTACCGACACCATACTGGGCGTCTGCGCCGATCCCCGTGAACTTTTCGTCGTCGACAGCTGCGACGACCTTCCTTTGGGATCTATCGTGCGAAAGGCCGAT GTGGAGTTCAGGAGGATGCCGGACAATTGGGCGGAAGTGGGAGGCGAGTTGAATCTTCCACAACAACTGGAGGATGACGGCAAGACCTTCTATTTTTCGAAACGTTATGATGCTTCGACTAGTCGTTTTGTGGACTATATTGAAGAGGCGGTGGAGCCCCTAAGTCCATGCTTTTGTTGCaa ACGTAAATCTTCCCAAAAGAAGTACGAAACTCCCACTTATGCGGATGGTAAAATCACATGGAGAAATCAAGTATATAAAGTCGGCACTGCTGTTTATCTTAAACCTGAAGTTTACAATTTCGAATCCCTACGTAGCAAAGACTTTGAAGAAATAAACGAA AAAGAAAACAATGTGAACGCAACGTTGTATCCGGAATTTTGGCGTAAAAACTCCGACAACATCAAAGGATCAAACAACGACACGCCCGAACCCTACACGATAGGCTTGATAGAAGACATCGAGGAAAGGAAGccagatattaaaattaaagtcagGATTTTCTACAGACCTGAAAACACCAAATCAGTCCTGACGTCCTACACCAAAGACCTGAATTGCTTGTACTGGTCAGAGAACA TCGTCACCACGTCGTTCAACGAAAACGCAGTGGGCAAGTGTTACCTGTCCTTCGAACAGAACATCGTCGACTTGGAACGTTGGCGTCTGGAGGGCCCGGACCGTTTCTACTTCACCGAAACCTACGATTACGTCAGCAACGTCTACGGCGAGGTGCCGCACGTCGCCAAGAAAATTGGCTCGATGGGCAAAGGTGGCGGCAAAGGCGGCGGCAAGGTTAAAGGGAAGTCGGCACGTGACCTGCCTGAGGCGCCAAGCACTTGGGACAAACCGGACAGGCCTTTGGTGTGCATGGATGTCTTCGCCGGCTGTGGGGGGCTGTCCGAAGGGCTGCACCAATCTGGAATTGCTGAAACCAAATGGGCG ATCGAAATGGAAAGCTCGGCAGCTCAAGCTTTCAGGCTCAACAATCCCGATTGTAAAGTGTTCAGCGACGACTGCAACGAAATTCTTAAAACGGTCATGGCTGGAGAGGGTAAACAACGACATTTACCGTGCAAGGGAGAGGTGGAACTGCTTGTTGGTGGTCCCCCTTGTCAAGGTTTCAGTGGCATGAACCGCTTCAACGCTGGACAATATTCGGCTTTCAAAAACTCACTGGTTGCCTCTTATTTGAGTTACTGCGAGTACTACCg ccCCAAGTACTTCATACTGGAGAACGTACGAAATTTCGTCTCGTTCAAACGCAGTATCGTCCTGAAGCTGACGTTACGTTGCCTATTAGCTATTGGCTACCAAGTGACCTTCGGCGTCCTACAAGCGGGCCATTACGGAGTACCACAAACTCGGCGACGTCTAATAATAATGGCCGCCGCCCCCGGTTACGTCCTGCCCAAATACCCTGAACCTATTCACGTGTTCAACAAGCGTGGCTGTCAACTGTCGTTCGTGGTGGACGGCACCAGGTACGAGAGCGGCATCCAATGCCAGTCGGCTCCGTACAGGACGGTCCGTGTGCGGGACGCCCTGCTGGACCTCCCAGAAATAAAGAACGGCTGGAACAAGCCCGAGATGTCCTACGACACGGACGCGACGTGCCACTACCAGAAGATCATGCGTGTGGGCGGCGAGGACGAGGGAGTCGTCAGGGATCACGTGTGCAAGGAGATGTCGGCGATAGTGGAGGGCAGGATATCGCAGATTCCCACGTATCCGGGTGCCGACTGGCGGGACCTGCCCAACATCAGCATCAAACTGAACGACGGCACCAAAACCAGCGTCTTACGTTATCCCTACAA GACGAAGAAACAGAACAAGGACGAGCCGCCCAGAGGTGTGTGCCAGTGCGCCACTGGTCGCAGCTGCGACCCGGCCGACCGACAGTTCAACACGTTGATACCGTGGTGTCTGCCGCACACGGCCGACCGCCACAATCACTGGGCCGCCCTTTACGGCCGTCTCGAGTGGGACGGCTTCTTCGGCACCACCATCACCAATCCCGAGCCGATGGGCAAGCAGGGTAGGGTCCTGCATCCGGAACAGAATCGCGTGGTCAGCGTGAGGGAGTGCGCTAGGTCGCAGGGATTCCCCGACAGGTTCAAGTTCCACGGCGGCATTCTGGACAAGCACAGGCAGGTGGGGAACGCCGTGCCTCCGCCCCTGGGCGCTGCGTTGGGCAGACAGATCGCCAAGGCATTGGTCGAAACCGTCAGGAAGGATGCGGACGTTAAAATGGATGctagttga
- the LOC109604439 gene encoding polyadenylate-binding protein 1-B-like, whose amino-acid sequence MPITSHHANHITSCQSHHANYIPSCHSHHIMPITSRHANHIMPITSHHANHITSCQSHHANYIPSCHSHHIMPITSRHANHIMPITSHHANHITSCQSHHANYIPSCHSHHIIPITSRHANHIMPITSHHANHITSFTSHHANHITSCQSHHANYIPSCQSHHIMPITSCQLHPIMPFTSHHAIHITSCQSHHANYIPSCHSHHIMPITSRHANHIMPITSHHANHIMPITSHHAIHITSCQSHHVMPITSCQLHPIMPITSHHLIGLVPRHPKQCASVYNLPRPSGDVPTNV is encoded by the exons aTGCCAATTACATCCcatcatgccaatcacatcacatcatgccaatcacatcaTGCCAATTACATCCCATCATGCCATTCACATCacatcatgccaatcacatcacgtcatgccaatcacatcaTGCCAATTACATCCcatcatgccaatcacatcacatcatgccaatcacatcaTGCCAATTACATCCCATCATGCCATTCACATCacatcatgccaatcacatcacgtcatgccaatcacatcaTGCCAATTACATCCcatcatgccaatcacatcacatcatgccaatcacatcaTGCCAATTACATCCCATCATGCCATTCACATCACATCATACCAATCACATCACGtcatgccaatcacatcaTGCCAATTACATCCcatcatgccaatcacatcacatcat TCACATCacatcatgccaatcacatcacgtcatgccaatcacatcaTGCCAATTACATCCcatcatgccaatcacatcacatcatgccaatcacatcaTGCCAATTACATCCCATCATGCCATTCACATCCCATCATGCCATTCACATCACGtcatgccaatcacatcacGCCAATTACATCCCATCATGCCATTCACATCacatcatgccaatcacatcacgtcatgccaatcacatcaTGCCAATTACATCCcatcatgccaatcacatcaTGCCAATTACATCCCATCATGCCATTCACATCacatcatgccaatcacatcacgtcatgccaatcacatcaTGCCAATTACATCCcatcatgccaatcacatcacatcat CTAATTGGTTTAGTTCCTCGACACCCTAAACAGTGCGCATCAGTCTATAACTTGCCTAGGCCTAGTGGGGACGTTCCGACGAACGTCTAG